Proteins found in one Vicia villosa cultivar HV-30 ecotype Madison, WI unplaced genomic scaffold, Vvil1.0 ctg.000182F_1_1, whole genome shotgun sequence genomic segment:
- the LOC131625050 gene encoding uncharacterized protein LOC131625050 isoform X2 codes for MVSKAHKRTTAMYRRNLQLLRSITYSTSQEKTSLILEATEYIRDLKQKLEELNLLAVATAQKFVDYDPLPKVRVQVKEEGFVIKVHSERSCKGLLVFILEAFEEIGLEVLQARVSCVDNFCLEAVGNKENNEDTRLLNEQLIEQVVSQAIRNWREVTRDS; via the exons ATGGTTTCCAAGGCTCACAAGAGAACAACAGCCATGTACAGAAGAAACTTACAACTGCTACGTTCCATCACTTACTCCACTTCC CAAGAGAAAACTTCATTGATATTGGAAGCAACCGAATATATACGAGATTTAAAGCAAAAACTGGAAGAACTGAACCTGTTAGCAGTTGCAACCGCACAAAAATTTGTTGATTATGATCCACTGCCTAAG gtTAGGGTTCAGGTAAAAGAAGAGGGATTTGTGATCAAGGTGCATAGTGAAAGAAGTTGCAAGGGATTGCTAGTGTTCATCTTGGAAGCCTTTGAAGAAATTGGTCTTGAAGTGTTGCAGGCTAGGGTTTCTTGTGTTGATAACTTCTGTCTAGAAGCTGTTGGGAACAAA GAGAACAATGAAGATACTCGTCTTTTGAATGAACAATTAATCGAACAAGTAGTGTCTCAAGCTATTCGAAACTGGAGGGAAGTTACACGAGATTCATGA
- the LOC131625050 gene encoding uncharacterized protein LOC131625050 isoform X1, with protein sequence MVSKAHKRTTAMYRRNLQLLRSITYSTSQEKTSLILEATEYIRDLKQKLEELNLLAVATAQKFVDYDPLPKVRVQVKEEGFVIKVHSERSCKGLLVFILEAFEEIGLEVLQARVSCVDNFCLEAVGNKQENNEDTRLLNEQLIEQVVSQAIRNWREVTRDS encoded by the exons ATGGTTTCCAAGGCTCACAAGAGAACAACAGCCATGTACAGAAGAAACTTACAACTGCTACGTTCCATCACTTACTCCACTTCC CAAGAGAAAACTTCATTGATATTGGAAGCAACCGAATATATACGAGATTTAAAGCAAAAACTGGAAGAACTGAACCTGTTAGCAGTTGCAACCGCACAAAAATTTGTTGATTATGATCCACTGCCTAAG gtTAGGGTTCAGGTAAAAGAAGAGGGATTTGTGATCAAGGTGCATAGTGAAAGAAGTTGCAAGGGATTGCTAGTGTTCATCTTGGAAGCCTTTGAAGAAATTGGTCTTGAAGTGTTGCAGGCTAGGGTTTCTTGTGTTGATAACTTCTGTCTAGAAGCTGTTGGGAACAAA CAGGAGAACAATGAAGATACTCGTCTTTTGAATGAACAATTAATCGAACAAGTAGTGTCTCAAGCTATTCGAAACTGGAGGGAAGTTACACGAGATTCATGA